The Marinobacter sp. ANT_B65 genome has a segment encoding these proteins:
- a CDS encoding ABC-type transport auxiliary lipoprotein family protein gives MNRITAKTFSSLGAALILSGMMTGCTVFPSKEAPRVMDFPVPEGLKISDIARSQSLRIDTPSASEPFNSKRILAKPEPWEFRVYSGVRWRDTTPVILRDMLTGAFRATAGFDDVIMDTGPGNADLTLATEITAFHTLSHGDGTRATIAIYAQLITNRSRTTLCSRSFTVSALAKDNSIDSIIQAFGNAGEKLAEGVIGWAKACEAGPAQSFSGNRSGQAALM, from the coding sequence GTGAACAGGATAACTGCCAAGACGTTCAGCTCCCTGGGTGCCGCACTGATTCTTTCGGGAATGATGACAGGCTGTACGGTTTTTCCTTCAAAGGAAGCTCCAAGGGTAATGGATTTTCCCGTACCAGAAGGCCTGAAAATAAGTGATATTGCCCGGTCCCAGAGCCTGCGCATTGATACACCTTCGGCTTCAGAACCTTTCAATAGCAAACGGATTCTGGCCAAGCCTGAGCCCTGGGAGTTCCGTGTCTATAGCGGAGTAAGGTGGAGGGATACAACGCCAGTTATCCTCAGGGATATGCTGACGGGCGCATTCAGGGCCACCGCGGGCTTTGATGATGTGATCATGGATACGGGGCCGGGCAATGCAGATCTTACTCTGGCTACAGAGATTACGGCATTCCACACTCTCAGCCACGGTGATGGCACCCGGGCCACCATCGCCATCTATGCTCAACTGATCACTAATCGTTCAAGAACAACACTCTGCTCCAGGAGTTTCACCGTCTCTGCCCTGGCGAAAGACAACAGCATAGATTCCATTATCCAGGCATTCGGCAATGCAGGAGAAAAGCTGGCAGAGGGCGTTATTGGCTGGGCAAAGGCCTGTGAAGCCGGCCCGGCTCAGTCGTTTTCCGGAAACAGATCCGGCCAGGCTGCCTTGATGTAA
- the pgsA gene encoding CDP-diacylglycerol--glycerol-3-phosphate 3-phosphatidyltransferase: MTLPNLLTLSRILMIPVFVVVFYLPVQWSYMASAAIFGVAAATDWLDGYLARKLDQSTPFGAFLDPVADKLMVAVALALLIQEYSAILLTIPATVIIGREIVISALREWMAEIGSRASVAVSYIGKVKTTAQMASIVGLLAFPPGQLLSELSVVLLYIAAFLTLWSMGLYIKAAWPDLFPEND, encoded by the coding sequence ATGACTTTACCCAACCTGCTCACACTCTCCCGCATTCTCATGATTCCGGTTTTTGTGGTGGTGTTTTATCTCCCCGTGCAGTGGAGTTATATGGCGAGTGCGGCGATTTTCGGCGTTGCGGCTGCTACCGACTGGCTGGACGGATATCTTGCCCGTAAGCTGGACCAGAGCACGCCTTTTGGTGCGTTTCTTGACCCGGTTGCCGACAAGCTGATGGTGGCAGTAGCTCTGGCGCTGCTGATTCAGGAATATTCGGCTATTCTGCTTACCATTCCCGCTACGGTGATTATCGGCCGGGAGATTGTGATCTCTGCATTGCGGGAATGGATGGCTGAGATAGGCAGTCGCGCAAGCGTTGCTGTCTCCTACATCGGCAAGGTTAAAACCACAGCACAAATGGCCTCTATCGTTGGCCTTCTGGCCTTTCCTCCGGGGCAGCTGCTGTCAGAGCTTTCCGTGGTTCTGTTGTACATTGCTGCGTTCCTGACACTCTGGTCCATGGGGCTTTACATCAAGGCAGCCTGGCCGGATCTGTTTCCGGAAAACGACTGA
- the uvrC gene encoding excinuclease ABC subunit UvrC gives MPTRSDAPTVSSGEFDSKHFLKQLTERPGVYRMYDEGGAVLYVGKAGNLKKRVSSYFRKTGLAPKTEALVAKIASIEVTITGSETEALLLEQNLIKSLRPPYNILLRDDKSYPYIYLSSHSDYPSLTFRRGRTKKGGGTWYGPFPSSGAVKESLNVLQKVFRIRSCSESYFRNRNRPCLQYQINRCTAPCVGYISPEDYLQDIRHATMFLEGKNPVIIRDLMDEMESAAKKLEFEKAATCRDQINHLRHVQEQQSVDGEGGDADVIAIAQDAGVVCVVVIIVRGGRVLGTKDYFPRYSLEQSEGELLSAFLGQYYFGGSARREIPRDVLVPVDVDGQELLAQALSDAANRETRIRGNVRGERRRWLELAMTNARQTLLTHLASKETVYRRLLALRDMLELTDTPSRMECFDISHSHGENTVASCVVFDENGPLKSDYRLYNIEGVTAGDDYGAMRQVLTRRYRRMVAGEGKRPDLVFIDGGKGQLSIAREVFDELGVSDIPLIGVAKGVTRRAGMEQLIDAMTGDVFRVPADSPALHLIQHIRDESHRFAITGHRKGRDKKRRQSTLEGIEGVGPKRRRELIRYFGGIQELRKASIDEMTKVQGISKSLAENLYAALHDE, from the coding sequence ATGCCCACAAGATCTGATGCTCCCACTGTAAGCAGCGGAGAGTTCGACAGCAAACACTTCCTGAAACAACTGACGGAACGGCCCGGCGTCTACCGCATGTACGATGAAGGTGGCGCCGTGCTGTATGTCGGCAAAGCCGGCAATCTGAAAAAACGCGTCAGCAGCTATTTCCGAAAAACCGGCCTGGCTCCGAAAACCGAAGCTCTGGTTGCGAAGATCGCCTCCATTGAAGTGACCATCACCGGAAGTGAGACGGAAGCGCTTCTGCTCGAACAGAACCTGATCAAGTCTCTGCGGCCGCCATACAATATCCTGCTCCGGGATGATAAGTCCTATCCTTATATTTATCTTTCTTCCCACAGCGATTATCCCTCGCTGACCTTTCGGCGTGGTCGTACCAAAAAAGGGGGAGGCACCTGGTACGGGCCCTTTCCCAGCTCGGGTGCCGTTAAGGAAAGCCTTAATGTTTTACAAAAGGTATTCCGTATAAGGTCTTGTAGTGAAAGTTATTTCAGGAATAGAAATCGCCCCTGTCTGCAGTATCAGATCAATCGTTGCACGGCGCCTTGCGTGGGATACATTTCGCCTGAGGACTACCTTCAGGATATCCGCCACGCCACCATGTTCCTGGAAGGCAAGAACCCCGTCATCATTCGTGACCTGATGGATGAGATGGAGTCGGCTGCCAAAAAGCTGGAATTTGAAAAAGCCGCCACCTGCCGTGATCAGATTAACCATCTGCGCCATGTGCAGGAGCAGCAGTCGGTAGACGGGGAGGGTGGTGATGCCGATGTTATTGCCATCGCACAGGATGCCGGCGTTGTATGTGTTGTGGTTATCATCGTGCGCGGGGGCAGGGTTCTGGGTACCAAGGATTACTTTCCCCGTTACTCTCTTGAACAGTCCGAGGGAGAACTGCTCAGTGCATTTCTGGGGCAATACTATTTTGGCGGTAGTGCCCGGCGCGAGATTCCGAGAGATGTATTGGTTCCGGTTGATGTTGACGGCCAGGAACTCCTTGCTCAGGCGCTTTCCGATGCCGCGAATCGCGAAACCCGCATAAGGGGAAATGTCCGCGGTGAGCGCCGCCGCTGGCTGGAGCTGGCGATGACGAATGCCCGGCAGACATTGCTGACTCATCTCGCCAGCAAGGAGACGGTCTATCGCCGTTTACTGGCCCTGCGTGACATGCTGGAGCTTACAGATACCCCTTCACGGATGGAATGTTTCGATATCAGTCACAGTCACGGTGAAAATACCGTCGCATCCTGCGTCGTTTTCGATGAGAATGGTCCTCTGAAAAGTGATTACCGGCTGTATAACATCGAAGGTGTGACTGCCGGAGACGATTATGGCGCCATGCGCCAGGTATTGACGCGTCGCTACCGCCGCATGGTTGCGGGTGAGGGCAAGCGCCCGGACCTTGTCTTCATTGACGGCGGTAAGGGCCAGTTGAGCATTGCGCGGGAAGTGTTTGATGAACTTGGGGTTTCTGATATACCGCTGATCGGGGTTGCCAAGGGTGTAACCCGGCGCGCAGGCATGGAACAGTTGATTGATGCCATGACGGGTGACGTGTTCCGGGTGCCGGCTGATTCGCCGGCGCTGCACCTGATCCAGCACATAAGGGATGAGTCCCATCGCTTTGCTATTACCGGACACCGTAAGGGGCGCGACAAAAAACGTCGTCAGTCTACTCTGGAAGGCATTGAAGGGGTCGGCCCCAAACGCCGCCGGGAGCTGATCCGGTATTTCGGTGGCATACAGGAACTACGCAAAGCCAGCATTGATGAGATGACCAAGGTACAGGGCATCAGCAAATCACTGGCTGAAAACTTATATGCAGCATTGCACGACGAGTAA
- the uvrY gene encoding UvrY/SirA/GacA family response regulator transcription factor yields MIRVLVVDDHELVRSGITRMLADNPDIDVIGQSSSGEDAIEFVRKDRPDIVLMDIRMPGIGGLEATRRILRIDDTIRVIVVTACADDPYPARVMQSGATAYITKGADIREMVRAIRMAHSGQRYISPEIAQKMALKQLGGDKDDEGELSLFDRLSEREMQIAMMVVDCQKVQDISDKLCLSPKTVNSYRYRIFEKLEISSDVELALMAVRLGLLDAHKI; encoded by the coding sequence TTGATCAGGGTACTGGTTGTAGATGACCATGAGCTGGTTCGTTCCGGGATAACCCGGATGCTCGCGGACAACCCCGATATTGATGTTATTGGTCAGTCTTCATCCGGGGAAGACGCGATAGAGTTTGTACGCAAGGACCGCCCCGATATCGTGCTGATGGATATCCGGATGCCGGGCATTGGTGGCCTCGAAGCTACCCGCCGTATCCTCAGAATCGACGATACAATCCGTGTGATTGTGGTAACCGCCTGCGCCGACGATCCTTATCCGGCCAGGGTTATGCAGAGCGGCGCTACCGCCTACATTACCAAGGGTGCGGATATCCGGGAAATGGTTCGTGCCATCCGTATGGCGCACTCCGGACAGCGTTACATCAGCCCGGAAATTGCCCAGAAAATGGCACTCAAGCAGTTGGGCGGAGACAAGGATGACGAGGGTGAATTATCCTTGTTTGATCGTCTTTCTGAGCGGGAGATGCAGATAGCCATGATGGTGGTGGACTGCCAGAAAGTGCAGGATATTTCTGACAAGCTTTGCCTCAGCCCGAAAACTGTAAACAGCTATCGTTATCGGATTTTTGAAAAGCTGGAGATCTCCAGCGACGTTGAGTTGGCTCTGATGGCAGTGCGACTTGGGTTACTCGATGCCCACAAGATCTGA
- a CDS encoding AzlC family ABC transporter permease yields the protein MNSSVFRLTLPILFGYLPLGMAFGVLFTTQLDYAWWAAPLMGVVIYAGAGQILAVSLLAVSAGLLEVFIAMFVLNARHLFYGLSLLGQFRGAGWRKLYLIFGLTDETYSLLTSRPRSRDALHELDIDFRITAFNQVYWVIGCTLGALLGRNVAFDSTGIEFALVALFIVLTIEQLKALGEAFPVWAGAAAAGIAMILLPPAHQLIGAIAIVTCVLLLQYRILQARSVTESSRHV from the coding sequence ATGAACTCGTCCGTTTTTCGCCTTACACTGCCCATCCTGTTCGGTTACCTCCCGCTCGGTATGGCTTTCGGGGTGCTGTTCACAACCCAGCTTGATTACGCATGGTGGGCCGCTCCGCTTATGGGGGTGGTTATTTATGCCGGTGCTGGCCAGATTCTGGCCGTCAGTCTTCTGGCAGTGAGCGCAGGCCTGCTGGAAGTATTCATTGCCATGTTCGTACTTAATGCCCGTCACCTGTTCTACGGCCTTTCGTTACTCGGGCAATTCCGGGGAGCCGGATGGCGCAAGCTATACCTGATTTTCGGGCTGACTGACGAGACCTACTCACTGCTTACCAGCAGACCCCGCTCCCGGGACGCTCTTCACGAACTGGATATTGATTTCCGCATCACAGCATTCAATCAGGTTTACTGGGTGATTGGCTGCACTCTGGGAGCACTTCTGGGGCGCAATGTAGCCTTCGACAGCACTGGCATCGAGTTTGCTCTCGTAGCCCTATTTATCGTACTGACCATAGAACAGCTCAAAGCTCTCGGGGAAGCCTTTCCTGTATGGGCTGGCGCTGCGGCCGCAGGGATCGCCATGATACTGCTGCCTCCGGCCCATCAGCTGATTGGCGCAATCGCTATAGTTACCTGTGTGCTTCTGCTTCAGTACCGCATCCTGCAGGCCCGATCCGTTACGGAGAGCAGCAGGCATGTCTGA
- a CDS encoding branched-chain amino acid transporter permease: MSETTYLVAFIAVAAAATFATRIIPFLFFERHTEHPLIKHLGRYLPAAVMALLATVFLQRSGNWSATVPGLDAVLAGAIVVVIHLWRRNALLSIAAGTAAYMLIRQTGMLESLFVS, translated from the coding sequence ATGTCTGAAACCACCTATCTCGTTGCGTTTATCGCAGTTGCTGCAGCGGCTACCTTTGCGACCAGAATAATACCTTTTCTGTTTTTTGAGCGTCATACCGAGCACCCGCTGATCAAACATCTGGGGCGCTATTTACCAGCAGCGGTTATGGCTTTGCTGGCAACAGTCTTTTTGCAACGTTCAGGAAACTGGTCAGCGACGGTGCCCGGGCTTGATGCGGTTCTTGCAGGCGCAATTGTGGTTGTTATTCACCTGTGGCGTCGCAATGCCCTGCTATCGATTGCAGCAGGCACAGCAGCGTACATGCTGATCCGCCAGACCGGCATGCTGGAATCGTTATTCGTTAGCTGA
- a CDS encoding DUF1330 domain-containing protein, which translates to MNAVNPAPEQLKKVLADTPKDHPVVMLNLLRFRDIANYDDESGERSGREAYQLYMREAAACVSAVGAEVIWSGRSVGSLIAPPDESWDQVLLVRYPSIDAFVAMIESSEYKGVVKHRRAALSDSRLVASLEGRH; encoded by the coding sequence ATGAACGCCGTAAATCCCGCGCCGGAACAGCTGAAAAAGGTTCTCGCAGACACTCCGAAAGACCATCCCGTGGTGATGCTTAACCTGTTACGGTTCCGCGACATAGCAAACTATGACGATGAATCCGGAGAGCGAAGCGGCCGCGAAGCCTATCAATTATATATGCGCGAGGCAGCTGCGTGTGTCAGTGCCGTGGGCGCCGAAGTTATCTGGTCTGGTCGTAGTGTCGGTTCACTTATCGCGCCGCCAGACGAGTCCTGGGATCAGGTGCTGCTTGTACGGTATCCGTCAATCGATGCATTTGTGGCGATGATTGAAAGCTCTGAGTACAAGGGCGTGGTGAAGCACCGCAGGGCAGCTCTGAGCGATTCCAGACTGGTTGCCAGCCTGGAAGGACGGCACTGA
- a CDS encoding AEC family transporter, whose amino-acid sequence MDLISLFQQTLETTLPVFAMVFIGLGLQRVGWIDDVFVHTASALVFKATLPTLVFLSIVKADLDTSLNFNLLTFYFVATLGSFALAWLWARWRVAREDRGVYVQGAFRGNCGIVGLALAANMYGDFGLSAGGILLGVVILSYNALSVIVLAAYQPGQSPEWQRIGRDILRNPLILSVFAAIPVAWLNLELPDWVMTSGDYFASLTLPLALLCIGATVSFSALRSDSSTALSSALMKMVFLPALCTGAAWATGFSGPELGLLFLFFASPTAAASFVMAKALGGNDRLAANIIAITTLMASVTITLGVFVLRGAGLI is encoded by the coding sequence ATGGACCTGATCAGCCTTTTCCAACAAACACTCGAAACTACACTCCCGGTTTTTGCCATGGTATTTATCGGGCTTGGGCTGCAACGGGTAGGCTGGATCGATGATGTGTTTGTTCACACGGCCTCAGCACTGGTTTTCAAAGCCACACTGCCAACGCTGGTTTTTCTGAGCATTGTGAAAGCTGACCTTGATACTTCGCTTAACTTCAACCTGCTGACTTTTTACTTCGTTGCGACTCTTGGCAGTTTCGCTCTGGCCTGGTTGTGGGCGCGCTGGCGCGTTGCCCGTGAAGACCGCGGCGTCTACGTGCAGGGAGCCTTCCGTGGCAATTGCGGCATTGTAGGGCTGGCACTGGCCGCAAATATGTATGGAGATTTCGGGCTCTCCGCAGGCGGTATCCTGTTGGGTGTCGTCATCCTGTCTTACAACGCACTTTCAGTTATTGTGCTTGCAGCCTACCAGCCTGGGCAATCCCCTGAGTGGCAGAGAATTGGTCGAGATATACTTCGCAACCCTCTGATACTTTCAGTTTTTGCAGCTATTCCCGTTGCATGGCTCAACCTGGAACTGCCAGACTGGGTAATGACCAGCGGCGATTACTTTGCCTCCCTTACCCTGCCGCTGGCATTGCTTTGCATAGGTGCAACGGTTTCATTCAGTGCCCTGCGCAGTGACAGTTCTACAGCACTCAGCTCGGCCCTCATGAAGATGGTATTTTTGCCTGCATTGTGTACCGGCGCAGCATGGGCAACAGGCTTTTCCGGCCCCGAACTCGGCCTGCTGTTTCTATTCTTCGCAAGCCCTACCGCCGCGGCCAGTTTTGTCATGGCCAAAGCCCTTGGCGGAAACGACCGGCTGGCAGCCAACATTATTGCGATAACAACACTGATGGCCAGCGTTACCATAACCCTGGGTGTATTTGTCCTGAGGGGTGCCGGGCTGATATAA
- a CDS encoding DUF938 domain-containing protein encodes MDSKPFSQACENNKQAILEKLVSVFSGSGTILEIGTGTGQHAVHFAGNLPHLTWQPSDHPDNYQLCEPWLAEACLPNINKPLALDVSAEDWQLPPVNGVFSANTAHIMSWPEVESMIRKVAAKLKKGEVFCLYGPFRYNGRFTSSSNEKFDTYLKQCNPSMGIRDMTELERVSGESGMFLESDIDMPANNRLLIWTRHR; translated from the coding sequence TTGGACAGCAAACCCTTTTCTCAGGCCTGCGAGAACAACAAACAGGCCATACTCGAAAAGCTCGTCTCAGTATTCAGTGGCTCCGGAACCATTCTGGAGATAGGAACAGGAACCGGGCAGCACGCTGTCCATTTTGCAGGCAACCTCCCTCACCTGACCTGGCAGCCAAGTGACCACCCGGACAACTACCAGTTGTGCGAGCCCTGGCTGGCAGAGGCCTGCCTGCCAAACATAAACAAGCCACTGGCTCTGGATGTTTCTGCTGAAGACTGGCAACTGCCGCCTGTCAACGGTGTATTCTCTGCCAACACTGCACACATCATGTCGTGGCCAGAAGTTGAATCCATGATCCGCAAGGTGGCTGCCAAACTGAAAAAAGGTGAGGTTTTCTGCCTGTATGGGCCATTCCGTTACAACGGCAGATTTACCAGCTCAAGCAATGAGAAGTTTGATACATATCTGAAGCAGTGCAATCCCTCTATGGGAATTCGCGATATGACAGAACTTGAAAGGGTCAGCGGTGAAAGCGGAATGTTTCTGGAGTCGGATATTGATATGCCGGCCAATAATCGCCTGCTGATCTGGACCCGTCATCGGTAA
- a CDS encoding TRAP transporter permease: MTQTPEIDLDSEAVSGIRHLVGGWLWVPRLFTLVLTLLTIDYLFNLQLINLVTQVESQFFYTVVALMLPLVFILWPMNRYSTRSKVPWYDVLFFFASAAICGFFVFNAEQILDRGWEYDAPQYAVVMSFLLWITVVEATRRAGGLPIAIIVAVASVYPIFADVVPGPIQGFPSTPEQTAIYLSMSREGIMGIPLQAFANLVIGFLLFGVALQKTGGGRFFINLAFALLGHVRGGPAKVAVFSSGLMGSMSGSVITNVMTTGVMSIPAMRRVGFSKSYAAGVEACASTGGVLMPPVMGATAFIMAAFLNIPYGTIALAAVVPSVLYFLGLFIQIDAYAARHDLKGLPVEDLPSIRDTLKEGWYFIFVFALLIWMLFFLRQEATAPFYATALLLIINQVLPTQRWGFQEVKDFFSDAGKLFAELIAILAGVGLLVGALSVTGLSGTIANDLIYLAGGDTLVLLLMGALTSFILGIGMTVTAAYIFLAVALAPALINGGGMDPLAVHLFILYWGMLSFITPPVALGAFAAATVAGARPMETGFQAMKLGSVIYFIPFLFVLNPALIFQGSWDEVLIVIMQALAGVVLIAGSIQGWLLGVGNLARGGVLQWPVRLSLILGGLLLAIPGGGPVPLTNLQLSLASAALILPALALVKVSQRRYRLVSVSS; encoded by the coding sequence ATGACGCAAACGCCTGAAATCGATCTGGACAGTGAAGCTGTGTCCGGTATCCGGCATTTGGTGGGGGGGTGGTTGTGGGTTCCCCGCCTTTTCACCCTGGTCCTGACCTTACTTACAATCGACTACCTTTTTAACCTGCAGTTGATAAATCTGGTGACTCAGGTCGAAAGCCAGTTTTTCTATACGGTTGTGGCACTTATGCTGCCCCTGGTTTTTATTCTGTGGCCAATGAACCGTTATTCCACCAGAAGCAAAGTGCCGTGGTATGACGTTCTGTTCTTTTTTGCTTCGGCAGCAATTTGTGGATTTTTTGTATTTAACGCGGAACAGATTCTCGATCGCGGGTGGGAGTATGACGCCCCTCAGTATGCAGTCGTCATGAGCTTTCTGCTGTGGATCACGGTTGTGGAAGCGACCCGGCGAGCAGGTGGACTCCCCATAGCCATTATTGTCGCTGTAGCCAGTGTGTATCCTATTTTTGCCGATGTGGTGCCGGGACCTATCCAGGGATTCCCGTCGACGCCGGAACAGACGGCGATCTACCTTTCTATGAGCCGTGAAGGGATAATGGGTATACCTCTTCAGGCGTTTGCGAATCTCGTTATCGGATTTTTGCTATTCGGTGTTGCGCTGCAGAAAACCGGTGGCGGCAGATTTTTTATTAACCTTGCATTTGCCTTGTTAGGGCATGTTCGGGGCGGACCAGCCAAAGTTGCGGTTTTTTCAAGCGGTTTGATGGGCTCAATGAGCGGAAGCGTCATTACAAATGTGATGACAACCGGAGTTATGTCTATTCCGGCTATGCGTCGGGTTGGCTTCAGCAAGTCATATGCTGCGGGGGTAGAGGCGTGTGCATCGACCGGTGGGGTGCTTATGCCGCCGGTAATGGGTGCGACGGCTTTCATAATGGCTGCATTCCTGAATATTCCCTACGGAACTATTGCCCTGGCGGCAGTTGTTCCCTCAGTGCTCTATTTCCTCGGGTTGTTTATCCAGATTGATGCCTATGCTGCCAGACATGATCTGAAAGGGCTGCCCGTAGAGGATTTGCCGTCTATACGGGATACGCTCAAGGAAGGCTGGTACTTTATCTTTGTATTTGCTTTGCTGATCTGGATGCTGTTTTTTCTGCGACAGGAAGCGACGGCACCTTTCTATGCCACAGCCCTTTTGCTGATTATCAATCAGGTGCTGCCAACACAGCGTTGGGGGTTTCAGGAAGTAAAAGACTTCTTCTCTGATGCCGGTAAGCTGTTTGCTGAGCTTATCGCTATTCTGGCGGGTGTCGGGTTGCTTGTGGGGGCTCTGTCGGTTACCGGTTTGTCGGGCACTATCGCCAATGATCTGATTTACCTGGCTGGCGGCGACACATTGGTGCTGCTTTTGATGGGAGCCCTGACCAGTTTCATTCTCGGAATAGGGATGACAGTGACCGCCGCATATATTTTCCTGGCCGTTGCGCTTGCGCCAGCCCTGATAAACGGCGGTGGCATGGACCCTCTGGCGGTTCATCTGTTCATCCTGTACTGGGGTATGCTCAGCTTCATTACCCCTCCGGTTGCCTTGGGTGCATTTGCCGCTGCGACCGTTGCCGGTGCCCGGCCGATGGAAACCGGCTTTCAGGCGATGAAACTGGGTAGTGTTATCTATTTTATCCCTTTCCTGTTCGTGCTGAATCCGGCGCTTATTTTCCAGGGTAGCTGGGATGAAGTTCTCATCGTCATAATGCAGGCTCTGGCAGGAGTCGTATTGATTGCGGGGTCCATACAGGGTTGGTTGCTGGGTGTCGGTAACCTGGCCCGTGGTGGTGTTCTTCAATGGCCTGTGAGGCTTTCGTTAATTCTTGGTGGCCTTTTGTTAGCCATTCCGGGCGGTGGCCCTGTGCCTTTGACGAACCTGCAGTTATCGTTGGCAAGTGCCGCTCTGATACTTCCTGCCCTGGCGCTGGTGAAAGTCAGTCAGCGCCGATACCGACTGGTTTCGGTTAGCAGCTGA
- a CDS encoding TAXI family TRAP transporter solute-binding subunit — MFSPKRRLLALAMAMTPVMAFGADGVELPKTLGITAYGTSSAGYSQMVSIGNLLQNEYGVSLRILPGENDVSRMTPLKMDRVPVCACGIAAFYGAEGVLLFADKSWGPQPIRVVTTSIANFGLSIAVAGDIGAKTPYDLKGKRVSYLRGDDANNLGTEAMLAFGDLTWDDVERVDFPGYGRSFEGVIAGQSDTAFTVSVAGGPQQLAASPRGISWLTLDPEDTEGWARLKKVAPYFQPHEVTLGAGIDKNDPWVGASYPYPIVVANADTDKTLVKSLVKVFTEDYDKYKDAAPGNAGYALDKQNMQWVVPFHDAVVEYYKEIGHWTDAMQQHQDMLVLRQETLLGAWDEFMSGDTPESEDEFRAAWMKARAAALEAEGMNPIFI; from the coding sequence ATGTTTAGCCCCAAAAGAAGACTGCTCGCCCTGGCTATGGCTATGACTCCAGTGATGGCCTTTGGCGCAGATGGTGTTGAACTGCCCAAAACCCTGGGCATAACTGCTTATGGAACCAGCTCGGCCGGGTACAGCCAGATGGTATCTATTGGTAATCTGCTCCAGAACGAATACGGCGTATCTCTCAGGATTTTGCCCGGAGAGAATGACGTATCCCGTATGACGCCCCTGAAAATGGACCGTGTTCCTGTGTGTGCCTGTGGTATTGCAGCTTTTTACGGTGCCGAGGGCGTACTTTTGTTTGCGGATAAGAGTTGGGGCCCCCAGCCCATCCGGGTGGTCACTACGTCAATTGCCAACTTCGGTCTCAGTATTGCTGTCGCCGGGGATATTGGCGCTAAAACGCCCTATGACCTTAAAGGCAAGCGCGTATCCTATCTGCGTGGCGATGATGCGAATAATCTTGGGACCGAAGCCATGCTCGCGTTCGGTGACCTGACCTGGGATGACGTTGAGCGCGTTGACTTCCCGGGTTACGGCCGTTCATTTGAAGGGGTTATCGCCGGCCAGAGCGATACCGCTTTCACCGTGAGTGTTGCCGGAGGGCCTCAGCAGCTTGCCGCCAGTCCCCGGGGTATCAGCTGGTTGACCCTGGACCCGGAAGACACCGAGGGCTGGGCCCGGCTTAAAAAGGTTGCACCTTATTTCCAGCCGCACGAGGTTACGCTGGGCGCCGGAATCGACAAGAATGATCCCTGGGTTGGCGCCAGCTACCCGTACCCTATCGTTGTTGCAAATGCCGACACAGACAAAACGCTGGTAAAGAGCCTGGTAAAAGTCTTTACCGAAGATTATGACAAGTACAAAGATGCGGCGCCCGGAAACGCAGGTTATGCGCTCGACAAACAGAACATGCAGTGGGTAGTTCCGTTCCACGATGCTGTCGTTGAGTACTACAAGGAAATTGGTCACTGGACTGATGCCATGCAGCAGCACCAGGACATGCTGGTACTTCGGCAGGAGACCCTGCTGGGTGCATGGGATGAGTTTATGTCCGGCGACACTCCTGAGTCGGAAGATGAATTCCGCGCGGCATGGATGAAGGCGAGAGCTGCAGCTTTGGAAGCAGAGGGAATGAACCCAATTTTTATCTGA
- a CDS encoding GNAT family N-acetyltransferase: MNHSFRKVEPDDMEWLYELNKASFLEVVVRQFGNWDEAFQREMFFAKWAQPRQARIIETETGRIGVLISEQLDDCDWLHEIQIDPGYQGRGLGTILLQNLLTNARSRCVPLCLQVLHANQKAKRLYERMGFREIEKLENHYLMESRMTD; the protein is encoded by the coding sequence ATGAACCACTCTTTCAGAAAAGTAGAACCCGACGATATGGAGTGGCTTTACGAGCTGAACAAGGCGTCGTTCCTTGAGGTTGTGGTTCGCCAATTCGGAAACTGGGACGAAGCCTTCCAGCGAGAGATGTTTTTCGCCAAGTGGGCGCAACCACGGCAAGCCCGGATTATTGAAACAGAAACGGGCCGGATCGGCGTTCTGATTTCAGAGCAGTTGGATGATTGCGACTGGCTGCACGAGATCCAGATTGATCCCGGCTATCAAGGGCGAGGCTTAGGGACGATACTTCTTCAAAATCTGCTCACAAATGCCCGGTCAAGATGCGTACCACTTTGCCTTCAGGTATTACATGCAAACCAGAAGGCAAAGCGGTTGTATGAGCGGATGGGGTTTCGTGAGATCGAAAAACTGGAAAACCATTATCTGATGGAATCCAGGATGACCGACTAA